The Ochrobactrum quorumnocens genome has a segment encoding these proteins:
- a CDS encoding helix-turn-helix transcriptional regulator: MMKMQHSGTNKTQDSVVAEMISAIDNPEYPRIAMRALNRLVQADASAMYVYSGDELVYILDDDIGHLVDSRFLDSYRKTTYRLNPFYQHHRIGIESGAYTMGQLARSQSFRKPIAEFTGIEIDDAEEIGYRTHGFPKRCSELAIAVKLSPLQTVQIALYRSGYNAFQTHELSTLKGLNQTFSALYSRFWQYHQLSHVSDDNILQSALHGLSRGELSNREQEVLLLDLNGSDARQIARKLNISEETVKTHRKRAFIKLGLNTKSQLFQTILRRIISRRHID, translated from the coding sequence ATGATGAAAATGCAGCACAGTGGCACGAACAAAACCCAAGATTCTGTAGTCGCTGAAATGATCTCTGCGATCGACAATCCAGAATATCCACGCATTGCAATGAGAGCACTCAACCGCCTGGTTCAGGCGGATGCGTCAGCGATGTACGTCTATTCAGGTGATGAGTTAGTTTACATTCTCGACGACGACATCGGGCATCTGGTGGATAGCCGATTCCTCGATAGCTACCGCAAGACAACCTATCGTCTCAACCCATTCTATCAACACCATCGGATTGGCATCGAGAGTGGTGCTTACACGATGGGGCAACTGGCACGCAGCCAGTCCTTCAGAAAGCCGATCGCTGAATTCACCGGTATTGAAATCGATGATGCTGAGGAAATCGGCTATCGTACGCATGGTTTTCCCAAGCGCTGTTCAGAACTTGCTATTGCTGTAAAATTATCACCGCTGCAAACAGTGCAGATCGCTCTTTACCGCTCTGGCTATAATGCGTTTCAGACGCATGAACTCTCAACGCTTAAAGGGCTGAACCAGACATTCAGCGCACTTTACAGCCGATTTTGGCAGTATCACCAACTGAGCCATGTCAGCGATGACAATATATTGCAAAGTGCGCTTCATGGATTGTCTCGCGGCGAGCTTTCGAACCGTGAACAGGAAGTGCTTCTACTTGATTTGAATGGCAGTGATGCGCGCCAAATCGCTAGAAAGCTTAATATCTCAGAAGAGACAGTAAAAACCCATCGCAAACGGGCTTTCATTAAACTCGGCTTGAACACCAAGTCACAGTTATTTCAAACCATCTTGCGTAGAATTATAAGCAGGCGACATATAGACTGA
- a CDS encoding ABC transporter substrate-binding protein, with amino-acid sequence MIKRAILFASVISMFAGAAHASDLNVASVAANVPFEFEDGSGNLVGFEVDLVNLIGERTGKKINYTQMPFNSIFATVQSGRADIAIGTVTITDKRLESVAFTQPHYDADACLTTSSNGDVKSLKDLNGKVLAVVTGTTGEMWATENKDKYRITEINRYDGVSEPMLDIATGRVAAFVHDCPIDAYYIKDKPQYAIVDTIPTNEQFAIMLAKDSPLLPELDAVISKLKKDGEIARIHEKWFGTAPAKDSSTVEVRPIPGK; translated from the coding sequence ATGATTAAGCGTGCAATTCTATTTGCCAGTGTCATTTCGATGTTCGCGGGTGCAGCACATGCAAGCGACCTGAACGTGGCTTCGGTCGCGGCCAATGTGCCATTTGAGTTTGAAGATGGCTCCGGTAATCTCGTTGGTTTTGAGGTTGATCTGGTTAACCTCATTGGTGAGCGAACCGGAAAGAAGATCAATTATACTCAGATGCCATTCAACAGCATTTTCGCGACGGTGCAATCCGGCCGCGCTGATATTGCGATTGGTACGGTTACGATTACAGATAAACGTCTGGAGTCAGTGGCTTTCACCCAACCTCATTACGACGCGGACGCCTGCCTCACAACGAGTTCAAACGGCGATGTAAAAAGCCTCAAAGATTTGAATGGCAAAGTGCTGGCTGTTGTCACCGGAACGACCGGCGAGATGTGGGCGACAGAAAACAAAGACAAATACCGCATTACCGAAATCAATCGCTATGATGGTGTGAGCGAGCCTATGCTCGATATCGCGACCGGACGCGTGGCAGCCTTTGTCCATGATTGCCCAATCGACGCATATTACATCAAAGACAAGCCGCAATATGCGATTGTTGACACGATCCCAACGAACGAACAGTTCGCGATTATGTTGGCGAAAGACAGCCCGCTGCTTCCAGAACTCGATGCAGTGATCAGCAAGCTCAAGAAAGACGGTGAAATTGCCCGCATTCATGAAAAATGGTTCGGCACCGCACCCGCCAAAGATTCGAGCACTGTTGAAGTGCGTCCAATCCCCGGTAAATGA
- a CDS encoding type II toxin-antitoxin system RelB/DinJ family antitoxin, whose product MASNALVQTRIDTQVRGRAAAVLESMGLTVSNGVRISLIRTANEEALPLELISGCETHDAWFRSKILEALNDTRPSVPDDEVMAHFEKRRTAARLKAAARKS is encoded by the coding sequence ATGGCTTCGAACGCACTCGTTCAAACTCGCATTGATACTCAAGTTCGAGGTCGTGCCGCTGCGGTGCTTGAAAGTATGGGACTTACGGTATCGAACGGAGTTCGTATCTCACTCATCCGGACGGCGAACGAGGAGGCATTACCGCTCGAACTTATATCAGGTTGCGAAACGCATGATGCTTGGTTCCGCAGCAAGATTCTTGAAGCGCTGAACGACACGCGACCATCCGTCCCGGATGATGAAGTCATGGCTCATTTCGAGAAACGGCGAACGGCAGCGCGCCTTAAAGCAGCGGCGCGCAAATCGTGA